From a single Capsicum annuum cultivar UCD-10X-F1 chromosome 12, UCD10Xv1.1, whole genome shotgun sequence genomic region:
- the LOC107849503 gene encoding phospho-2-dehydro-3-deoxyheptonate aldolase 2, chloroplastic-like → MHAAEPGKWSLDSWKSKKALQLPEYRDKKEVESVLQTLEMNPPFVFAGDARSLEKKIGEAALGKAFLLQGGDCAESFKEFNANNFRDTFRIILQMSVVLMFGGEVPVTKVGRMAGQFAKPRSDPFEEINGVKLPSYKGDNINGDTFDEKSRTPDPYRLIRAYMQSAATLNLLRAIATGGYAAMQRVSEWNLDFVENSEQGDRYQELAHRVDEALGFMTAAGLTVDHPIMSMIEFWTSHECLLLPYEQALTREDSTSGLFYDCSAHMIWVGERTRQLDGAHVEFLRGAANPLGIKVSQKMDPSELIKLIDILNPTNKPGRITVIARMGAENMREKLPHLVRAVRGAGQIVAWVCDPMHGNTIKAPSGLKTRAFDTILAEVRAFFDVHEQEGSHPGGIHLEMTGQNVTECNGGSRIVTYDDLSSRYHTHCDPRLNASQSLELSFIIAEQLRRRRTATQRV, encoded by the exons ATGCACGCGGCGGAGCCAGGGAAGTGGAGTCTTGATAGTTGGAAAAGCAAGAAGGCATTGCAACTTCCTGAGTATCGGGATAAGAAAGAGGTAGAATCTGTGCTGCAAACACTTGAAATGAATCCACCATTTGTGTTTGCTGGTGATGCAAGGAGTTTGGAAAAGAAGATTGGTGAAGCTGCATTGGGTAAAGCTTTTTTGTTGCAAGGTGGTGATTGTGCTGAGAGTTTTAAGGAGTTTAATGCGAATAATTTTCGTGATACTTTTAGGATTATACTTCAGATGAGTGTTGTTCTTATGTTTGGTGGTGAAGTTCCTGTCACTAAG GTTGGAAGAATGGCGGGTCAGTTTGCAAAACCAAGATCAGATCCGTTTGAGGAGATAAACGGAGTGAAGTTACCAAGTTACAAGGGCGACAATATCAATGGTGATACATTTGATGAGAAGTCGAGAACCCCAGACCCTTATAGGCTTATTAGGGCCTACATGCAATCTGCCGCGACTCTTAACCTTCTTAGAGCTATTGCTACTGGAGGTTATGCTGCAATGCAGAGGGTCAGTGAATGGAATCTTGATTTTGTGGAGAACAGTGAGCAGGGCGATAG GTATCAAGAGCTAGCTCACAGGGTTGATGAGGCCTTAGGATTCATGACTGCTGCTGGACTCACAGTCGACCACCCAATCATGTCAATGATTGAATTCTGGACATCCCACGAGTGCTTGCTTCTTCCTTATGAACAAGCACTTACACGAGAGGATTCAACTTCTGGTCTTTTCTATGATTGTTCGGCTCACATGATTTGGGTTGGGGAACGAACCAGGCAACTAGATGGTGCTCATGTCGAGTTTTTGAGAGGAGCAGCAAATCCGCTTGGCATAAAG GTGAGCCAAAAGATGGATCCAAGTGAGCTAATTAAGCTCATTGACATCCTGAACCCAACCAATAAGCCTGGAAGAATAACTGTAATCGCGAGAATGGGTGCTGAGAACATGAGAGAGAAACTTCCGCACTTGGTCAGGGCAGTACGAGGAGCTGGTCAGATTGTGGCGTGGGTCTGTGACCCAATGCACGGGAACACCATCAAGGCACCATCTGGACTCAAAACTCGTGCTTTCGATACAATCCTG GCTGAAGTTCGAGCCTTCTTCGATGTGCATGAGCAAGAAGGGAGCCATCCTGGTGGCATACATCTAGAAATGACAGGGCAAAATGTGACTGAATGCAATGGTGGATCACGAATAGTGACCTATGACGATTTGAGCTCTCGCTACCACACACATTGTGACCCGAGATTGAATGCTTCTCAGTcgcttgaactttccttcatcATAGCTGAACAACTAAGAAGGCGAAGAACAGCCACTCAACGCGTGTAG
- the LOC107850308 gene encoding phospho-2-dehydro-3-deoxyheptonate aldolase 2, chloroplastic, which yields MALSNTLSLSSSKSLVQSHLHNPSPQPHFTLFPNGRRHPIFAVHAAEPAKTSSSTVKQGGKWNLDSWKSKKALQLPEYPDEKELESVLKTLESNPPLVFAGEARSLEEKLGEAALGKAFLLQGGDCAESFKEFNANNIRDTFRILLQMSVVLMFGGQVPVIKVGRMAGQFAKPRSDPFEEINGVKLPSYKGDNINGDTFDEKSRIPDPHRLIRAYMQSAATLNLLRAFATGGYAAMQRVTEWNLDFVENSEQGDRYQELAHRVDEALGFMAAAGLTIDHPIMSTTDFWTSHECLLLPYEQALTREDSTSGLFYDCSAHMIWVGERTRQLDGAHVEFLRGVANPLGIKVSQKMDPNELIKLIDILNPANKPGRITVIVRMGAENMRVKLPHLVRAVRGAGQIVTWVCDPMHGNTIKAPCGLKTRAFDSILAEVRAFFDVHEQEGSHPGGIHLEMTGQNVTECIGGSRTVTYDDLGSRYHTHCDPRLNASQSLELAFIVAERLRRRRMATQRL from the exons atggctttatcaaacaccttatcaTTGTCATCATCAAAATCCCTTGTTCAATCTCACCTCCATAACCCATCACCCCAACCCCATTTTACCCTTTTTCCCAATGGGCGGCGCCACCCCATATTCGCCGTGCATGCGGCGGAGCCAGCCAAGACAAGTAGTAGTACAGTTAAGCAAGGGGGAAAATGGAATCTTGATAGTTGGAAAAGTAAGAAGGCATTGCAATTGCCTGAATATCCTGATGAGAAGGAACTTGAATCTGTGCTTAAAACACTTGAATCAAATCCACCACTTGTGTTTGCTGGTGAAGCAAGGAGTTTGGAAGAGAAGCTTGGTGAAGCTGCATTAGGGAAAGCTTTTTTGTTGCAAGGTGGTGATTGTGCTGAGAGCTTTAAGGAGTTTAATGCGAATAATATTCGTGATACTTTTAGGATTTTGCTTCAGATGAGCGTTGTTCTTATGTTTGGTGGACAAGTACCTGTTATTAAG GTTGGAAGAATGGCGGGTCAGTTTGCAAAACCAAGATCAGATCCATTTGAGGAGATAAATGGAGTGAAGCTTCCAAGTTACAAGGGTGATAACATCAATGGTGATACATTTGATGAGAAGTCAAGAATTCCAGATCCTCATAGGCTTATTAGGGCTTACATGCAATCTGCTGCGACTCTTAACCTTCTTAGAGCTTTTGCTACTGGAGGTTATGCTGCAATGCAAAGGGTCACTGAATGGAATCTTGATTTTGTTGAGAACAGTGAGCAGGGAGATAG GTATCAAGAACTAGCTCACAGGGTTGATGAAGCGTTAGGATTCATGGCTGCTGCCGGACTCACAATTGACCACCCGATCATGTCAACAACTGATTTCTGGACATCCCACGAGTGCTTGCTTCTTCCTTATGAACAAGCACTTACAAGGGAGGACTCAACTTCCGGTCTTTTCTATGATTGTTCTGCTCACATGATTTGGGTTGGGGAACGAACCAGGCAACTAGACGGTGCTCATGTCGAGTTTTTGAGAGGAGTAGCAAACCCTCTTGGCATAAAG GTGAGCCAAAAGATGGATCCAAATGAGCTAATTAAACTCATTGACATCCTGAACCCTGCTAATAAGCCTGGAAGAATAACTGTAATTGTTAGAATGGGTGCTGAGAACATGAGAGTGAAACTTCCCCACTTGGTCAGGGCAGTACGAGGAGCTGGTCAGATTGTGACATGGGTTTGTGATCCAATGCACGGGAATACCATCAAGGCACCATGTGGACTTAAAACCCGTGCTTTCGATTCAATCCTG GCTGAGGTCCGAGCTTTCTTCGATGTGCATGAGCAAGAAGGGAGCCACCCTGGTGGTATTCATCTAGAGATGACGGGGCAAAATGTGACTGAATGCATTGGTGGATCACGAACAGTAACCTATGACGATTTGGGCTCTCGCTACCACACTCATTGTGACCCAAGACTGAATGCTTCCCAATCTCTCGAACTTGCCTTCATCGTAGCTGAGCGACTAAGAAGGCGAAGAATGGCCACTCAACGCCTATAG